TGCTGAGCAGCCTCCGGTTGTCGGCCGCCGGGGCGTCGTCGTTGCGCCCGCCCAGGAACTTACCCGAGTGTTTGACTTTGGGTTGATTCTCCATGTTTTCTTCCTCGTCGACGCTGAGCAACCTCCGGTTGTCGGCCGCCGTGACGTCGTCCTTGAGCTCGCCTAGGAACGTACCCGAGTGTTTTACTTTAGGTTGATTCTCCATGTTTTCTTCTTCGTCGACGCTGAGGAGCCTCCGGCTGTCGGCCGCCGTGTCGTCGTCTTTGAGCTCGCCCAGGAACGTACTCGAGTGTTTTACTTTGGGTTCATTCTCCATGTTTTCTTCTTCGTCGATGCTCAGCAGCCTCCGGTTGTCGGCCGCTGGGGCGGCGGCGTCACGCCCCCGGAACATGCCCGAGTGGTTGACTTTGGGTTGATTCTCCATGTTTTCCTCTCCGTTTTTGCCAAGTAACCTCCGATGGGTGAACCCCGGGATGTGGAGCGCGACCAGGACCGACGAGGCCTTCTCGATGATGGCCAGCGCGTTGCTGGTCAGCTCCTTCCCGGACTCCATCGTGTCAGTCATCTGCTTCTTGAGGTCCCCGTCGGGGAAACCGTCGATGCACGTCTCCATGTGCGCGATCACCGCGCTGAGCAAGACTCGGAGCTCGTAGCCGCGCTTGGCGACCCCGTCCATGCTGCTGGCGTCGATGCCGTGGAGCGTGCGCCTGAGGTCGTCCTTGGCGTTCTGGTAGATCTCCCTGCAGTCCGCGACGGCGGCCTTCACGCGCGGGTCGTCGCTCTTGATCACCTCCGACCGGTTGAACGCGTTCCCGAGAGCGTCGCCGATCACCGCCACGGCGGCTCGGACGATGTCCTTGGGCGACGACACGCTGGCGTTCGCGGCCGCCTTGGACAGGCTCTTCTCGCAGGCGTCCCTGTAGTCGGTCTGCGCGCACATCATCTTGACGCTCTTGGACGCGCTGATAAGGTTCGACCCGGAACCCGAGCCGCCGCTGGACGGGGaaggggacgacgacgaggaggacgaggacgagtcGTCTTGGGTGCTAGCGTTGTATGCGACGGCGGCGCCGCCCATGACAATGAGGATAAGCACGACCgacgcggcgccggcggcgagcaTGACGCGCCTACGCTGCTGCCGTTGCCTCTCGACGCGCCGCCGCTCCGTGAGCGGACCGAAGTCGGAGAAGGCCGTCGACATGGTCGACGGTTTCCcaccttcccctttcctctctctctccctccgccCTTACCTGGGGAAAGGCAGAGAGGACGGAGAAAGAGCGGCCGAGTGAAGGGAGATGCCCTCGTTTGCATGTGTCCAGAAACAATGGCGCCGAGAGATTTGAGGAAGTCTGGTTAATTTGGGAGTTGGTAAAAATTTACAAACTTCCCGCTTGCTTCTTGCATGAAAAATGACCAATTCCTGTAGCAGGTCGAGGCATCTTCCATTCGGCGTCGTTCGTTACTCGTTAGCTTCAAAAAATGACAATTTAGCCCAACCAAGACTCTAGGCCTGTTGGGCCTGCTTGTTCTATTGTTCGTTACAACTTACAAGACGTTgaattattattttattttccaattcgTTTTTAATAAATAATTGCCCGAATCAAAAGTTTGCACAAACATGCTCCTCCCGCCAATATCGGATTGGTGAGATTTAAACTTTCTCCACTTTAAATGACGAGTTTTACCTTTTTCTCCTTTTAGAATGATGCGAGCATCCTTTTCTACACAATGTACCTTATCTTAAAAAAAAGAATGATAATTTTATATATGAACTCAGATATAGAGataaaaatttatataaaaattatagaactcgatgagatatacaactctatagtttacaaattttttatttaaaatcatcttgATGCTGAAATAAtcaataggttggtatatgtactTATAGATATAAACATTATATTGATTGTTTTGATAACAAGATGGCCTCAAAGAAAAATTTAGTGGCTCACAAAGGTGTAGGTTGCTCTAGAATTTTATAAAGTAATACTCCCCTACGCAGTATATGTAAAAAAATCATAACACTTTTATTACTTTGTATGGAGATAAAATCTATATGGTTttttaaagtttgatgagatatacaactttgtgaTGATATTTTTTGTTGAATAATTAATTTAGTGAAATTTTACGGTGCTTGGAAAAAACTAGAGCCATCCGTTTGGGTAGATCAGATGGCTATAAAGTAAGAAGAACCAATCTAGAGAAACTTAACTTGTGGGTCGAAACAAAAAATACGTGGATTCGGAACAAAAAATATATGAGCAAATAATTATTTTCAAAAGGGTATAATAGTATTTTTGTGTAGCTGGCCCTCAACTCGGTGGACGGGCCCGCAACTCCCTCCCTCTCCTAGCACGGTAGCACCGCGGCACGACGACGACGCTTGCATCTGTGGATTCtgggcggccacggcggcgagcATATATGAGTGCCGGTGTCTGCTGCTGAACAAGGAGTAGAAAATGGCCAGAGCCGGAGGTGTCCTGTGCCATTGCAGCTCCTGCCCTCGTGGCTGTAGTCATTCAAGGGCAAGGCGGAGGGGCTGAAGCAAACGCTTGCGGCGGCGGATCAACTGGATCGAGGCAGCCTTCGAGGAGTGCTCCAAGGGTAAGCCTTCTTCGGCGACGACAGCGTTGGGTACATGGACGTCGCACTAGGCAGCCTGGTCTCATGGGTGTACGCCGGCGAGAAGCTCTATGGTTTCAGGCTCTGCAACGCCGCGAGGAGCCCGCTCCTGAACGCGTGGTTGGAGCGGTTCGTTTGGCGCGCTCGACGCGGCGAAGGCGGTGCTGCCAGTAGGAAAATACTAAACTGCCCTTaattataattaattattttttcttaATTAAGATCTGCGGTAAGTAATTTTGACGAGGGGAACCGGGGCTCCTCCCAAGCACCGTAACAGAGCTCATTAATTTATAGATCTAAATATTGTATCGATTACTTCGACACCGATATAGCTTCAAACATAAGAAAAAATGTGAGTTGTAAAGCTACATGTTACAATTTTCATGTAATTGTTATCTCTATCTACACTCATGAAAAATCTTATGATTTCCATAAGAGGCGTCGTACAAAAAAGAAAAATCTCGCCATTTAGAGTTGCAAAATTTAAATCTAGCCATTTTATTTGATAAGAGAAGTATatttctcaaggttttaaatctccggctataacCTCCGCTATCTCAGGCTATAGCTGTTTAAGAAGGATTTAGCTAAGTTTTTATATGTACAAGTTAGCCCTTAGCTACCGCTATAGCCTGTTTTCGGACATAGAAAGCTAAATGGCTTAGCCGACTATTTAAAACCTTgatatttctaaaaaaaaatctagGCAAATCTTTTGGGCAAAAGGTGAGTTAAAATATCTCACGTGTAGCTCACCTTTGAAAAGGACGTGTAGCTAGGTAAGTCAAGTCCCATGTGGACAAACCGTGACCTCAGCTGAATCCTAGCCGTGAGACTGTGCGAGTGGGTACTTGTTACTTTTTACACACTCTGTCCTAATACAATTTAGTACAATATCATGTTTTATATATTATATACGTTAGACTAAttattaataaaaaatattaatacttataatattaaataaatatcattaaattaattatgaaatatattttcataacaaaTTAATTTGGGAGCCATAAATGTGGACATTATTCAGTAGAAACTTGATTAAATGTGAATCACTTTAATTGACACGCAAGCTATGGTTGAGTTCTTTTTGGAACAAAGGGATCCGTTGTTAGCCTCCGCAGGACGACACAATTCATAGATTTGGTTTTTTCTATAATATATATGGTTTATGGCGCCAGCAATTCCATATCTTTAGTTTTCACTATTGAATTACTTCCTCTATTCTCTAGTGCAGTAGTTTTTATTTGTTTAAATTGCAACAAAGATACAAATGCTCACATATATGCATGTGTATATTCACCCTATGAACGACACACACATACATTATACTTCTATGAGCATCTCTGAAAATCTCGAGATTGATGACAGTTGTAATTAATCTTGCCAAACAAACATGTCGTTATTGACGGATACGTCGCTTACCTAGTTCCTCCTCGACCGGTCACCttctctatttttcttcttttttgaaaaaaaaagactaTAGCAGGTATTATTGTGTGCAGCAATAGGCTGGTGGAGTTATATGCGGCAATATTGCTACTCGTTAGGGCAAGGATAGACAAAACTATCGCAAAGAAGTAGATTAGGGATTAGATTGTAAGAGTGGGGAATGTGGTTTTATATGGTATACTAGGGGAGATATTAGCGCTAGGGAAAACTCACCAAGAGTGATGTAACCGATAAACAAGAAGGCGAGATGGAATTGTAGGTTTGATGGTCTCTACAATTGAGAAATTTTCATGCCCATTCTTCTCAAGCAATTTgaacttttttctattttttttatttttcacttTTTCGACTACCAATGAACCCTGCCACTAAGATGAAAATTTAAGATTGAAATTAAAATTTCAAGTCGCTCCGGTCAAACTCTTTACTTTTTTGAACATTTAAATCTTAAACTTTCACTCGACATTAAAATTTTGAACTTTTTGAACCTACTATCAATTGCCAAATCGTGTCCTTTTTTTACTTAGGCTGTGGGCAAAGAACTTTTTTCGGTACTAGCCACTCCATCAGTTGTAAGTCGTTTGAGTTTTGCTCTACGTCAAACATGTCTAATTCTAGACAAGTTTATAAAAAGATATATTAATAACTACAATATATATTAAATAAACAACCATCACTACTAATCGTTGTCTAGAAATCACAAGTTACGTGATTTTTCGCGCGTTTTGTGGTCACGGGGCTTGAACCTGTGATTTCCATGGCTCGCATGTTACTCCTCCAACTACTTCACCCTAAATTGACTTGGTTTCATATGAGATATTCCTCCTTATATTATCTTCATATAATTTTTGAAATGCAAAATTGGGACCATAAACAAATTCAAATGGAAATGTCATAAAataaaaagttgtataacttttcgaggTCTACAGCTTTggtattggtcatttctccatccgaggttgtttggaaattttgaattttaaatgtgAAAAATTCAACATAATTTTCCTTatagatgattttaaataaaaaagttgtcacgcataattttcaaataaaaaatgtATATATAATTTGTAGTGAAAGGAGTAGCTAGCAATTTGAAAAGGTCAATCAATCACTTTATGTGTCACGCATGACTCGAGCGAACAAAGCTAATGAGGCAAGAACTATATACAGCAAGCTAACTAGCTAGGAGTACAACAAAATATAACCAACGAGAAAAAGACCTGCAATTAATACGGGAACTGCATGTGCTCCAGTACAGCACATTTGAACAGAAGTCCAACATTCAATCAACCTAATGATTGGGTATGACACGCTATGACCTGCTGCTATGTGTCTGATGGAACCCTGACCAGATTTCCTTGTTTGTATTTGACATTAATAATCAATCAAAGAAGCCCCTTGTCCCAGTTGAATTAGGGGATTCATGGCTTCATACGTCACAAAATAAAGTAGTTCATTGCTACGAAGAGTTACCCATGAAACAGGCCGGCATATGCCGTTTAATCTCCTGAGAACGTGTGCAAGAGGAGAGCTGTGCTCGGCTGTGATCCGTGTGCtgtggctgcggctgcggctgctgcttCTTTAACATGTCTCTAGCAGCTGCAATGCTCCTGAGAGTGGGGTTGCTGCagacatgagtggggtctagctAAAGCTTATGTTCTTCCGAGCAGTTATGTTACGATTTTTAGCTGTGCATTTGATAGCGTAGAGTAAAGTTGAAGTCGGACTCTAATTTGGTGTCCTGGTAGATAGGACAGTTGGTGTTGTTGTAACAACTAACCATGACGACAGGTTTGTAGGAGGGAGGTGCATCTTGCCTGGACCCTAGAGCGGGGCGGTGTCGTGGTACCGGAGACGAGCGTACGTAGCTTGTAGCATGCTTTGGAGAAGCTTTAGCTAGACCTCGTCAACAAATATTGTGCCTCCGGCGTCATCTTTGATCTAGCTTGCATGTTTATCTTAGTAGTAGATCTAATTAATGCTTTTGTGCGTTGATATATAAACTAATTAATAGTTTACCGTTGTGAGGGTTAATTTCTATAATtagtggccctgttcgtttcacagaaatttgacttatgctgatgcttatgctgatttgttgtgagaagaaaacGTTGTTAATTCGTTTAGAGATTGGAGGACCAGTAGCTGAGTACTTAGCATACAAAATTTTAAATATCCTGTGCAAAAGGATTATTACATGATAGAAAATGCATGTATTATAGGCTATAAAGAGCAAGTAACATAAAGAAAGCCATGGGGAAAACCAATATAGCTCAAAAAACGAATACAAACATAGAGTAATAATAAAAAGTAAACGCTACAGAAAAGGGCTAACATATTGTAAAAACATAACATACGTGGTGTAGAAATGAGTAGAGATGTGCAACATTAAAATATGAAAATAGATGGTGACTTTAGTCTTAAGCATATGCGATGCACCAGTGGAACATAAAAAGTATGATTTACCAAAGTCTATATGCCGGATTCACCTTGTATACACCTACATACAAAATTTACTAGTAAAGCAGATAGGACACCAAATTGAAGCAAAAATATCCGGGCATTGTAATGATGGGACGTACAATTTATTGCACCATACTCGTGTCAATGATAATGAGCTAGCTATTTTTGTTAGATTTAATTAGGTTTGGTTCAtccttaaatcaaataaatttttaAAAACTTAATAAATGCTAGTGCAATAAAAGGATTAACCCTATATCGAGAATTGACAGATGATTAACTCAAATATGTGTCTATCATTTGCATCTGTTGGAAGTTTAGACAGAAAAGATAAAAGAGCAGCAACATAAACGGATTCTGGCATTAAAATGAGATGGCGATGATGACTTTATTCTTGAACATATGCGATGCACCACCACTAGATTTTCAACTAAAAGACATGATTCACCTCACGCTATCATAAAATATAACATATTCAATCAATTTTAACATCAAATAAGGATTCGATAAAAGACTAACTTACCGCTCACTAATTAGTTATTAGTTAGGTTTTAACCTTTATAATTTTCTAGTAAGGCATAGTTTTAAAAGGCATGCATGTATGTCATTGATTCTGTATACCAGTTATGAGTCATTTTAGGTAAGATAATATTTAAAAGGCATatatatgaatgcatgcatgaataAGGTTTAAAAGGCAAGCGCGTATAGATGTGAATGAGCAATATATAATATCTTATTATAGTTTAGGACAAATTTTAAACATTCAATACGTTGTATTTCATAACAAAGGAGTAGCAGTAAAGCAAATATCACACTAGTCACTAGATTGTTATGCTAACAATACACAAGTCCACATCAATAAAACATCGCAATGTCAGTTCACGTCAATAAGAGGTCTCAATGtatatactccctctatcctaTAATATTGtacattttagaaaattttaaagGACTAGCGAGAACACAAAAGACGCATGTGTCATTACTTTATTTCCTAATTAGACATtcttatatatataattaattatgatTGATTAATAAATGACAATTGTTTATTGTAAAAATATTTTGTCACTAGAATTCCATATATTTAGTATAacttttaaatattttttatgtACTATATTACAGGACAGATGAGGTATAGCATGAGTCACCAAGAGGCACAAGTATACGAAGTTTTAAGAAAAGGCGAGAAGCAATATAAAAGAGTAAAATACAAAATCAGTTGAGGATGACTGGCCACAAATCATATACGACACGCTATTGCAAATTGCAATACAACAAAAGTAATAAAAAGCATGAATCGCCACTAATCGCGTATCTTATCCGCTGATACACGTAAGAAAACCAATGgccttaataataataataataataataataataataataataataataataataataatatataataataatataataataataataataataataataatataataataataatacaataataataataacaataacaataacaatNNNNNNNNNNNNNNNNNNNNNNNNNNNNNNNNNNNNNNNNNNNNNNNNNNNNNNNNNNNNNNNNNNNNNNNNNNNNNNNNNNNNNNNNNNNNNNNNNNNNATTCAAGTTGTGGTGAGTCATTGGATAtattgatgacttgcaaataattgagttgaagcttgctagttagataatcatgagctaaccaaggtatatctattgttgatcatttcatttaggtgcatatgagttgattgaattagataaatatgcaaagttgcttactataagttgattgaatagataattgcttagtaatcaagtttggattgatttgttgctggataaattcatgagatgacatttagtaagtgatttgaatggatatgtgtcttatggaagtattcaaacaagttagcttcaagtttgattcat
This DNA window, taken from Miscanthus floridulus cultivar M001 chromosome 13, ASM1932011v1, whole genome shotgun sequence, encodes the following:
- the LOC136501759 gene encoding putative pectinesterase/pectinesterase inhibitor 45; protein product: MSTAFSDFGPLTERRRVERQRQQRRRVMLAAGAASVVLILIVMGGAAVAYNASTQDDSSSSSSSSSPSPSSGGSGSGSNLISASKSVKMMCAQTDYRDACEKSLSKAAANASVSSPKDIVRAAVAVIGDALGNAFNRSEVIKSDDPRVKAAVADCREIYQNAKDDLRRTLHGIDASSMDGVAKRGYELRVLLSAVIAHMETCIDGFPDGDLKKQMTDTMESGKELTSNALAIIEKASSVLVALHIPGFTHRRLLGKNGEENMENQPKVNHSGMFRGRDAAAPAADNRRLLSIDEEENMENEPKVKHSSTFLGELKDDDTAADSRRLLSVDEEENMENQPKVKHSGTFLGELKDDVTAADNRRLLSVDEEENMENQPKVKHSGKFLGGRNDDAPAADNRRLLSIEEDTPQWVNGPERRLLKGNFQGKLKPNVVVAKDGSGKFKTINDALNAMPKQYTGRYLIYVKQGVYEEYVTITRAMENLTMYGDGAMKTVITGSRNFADGLTTYKTATFNAQGDGFIAIALGFRNTAGAAKHQAVALLVQSDRSIFLNCRMDAFQDTLYAHSKAQFYRNCVISGTIDFVFGDAAAVFQNCVLLLRRPMDNQKNIATAQGRADGRESTGFVFQYCRFTAEAGLRDASRPPIRSYLARPWREFSRTLIMECDIPAFIDKAGYLPWNGDFGIKTLWYAEYANRGPGADIAGRVPWPGYKKVISKEEADKFTVQNFLHAEPWLKPTGTPVKYGFWA